The DNA window AGATTTTGTAGATTCTACTATTTTTTTACAAAATTACGCACCTGAAGAAGCCATAAGACGACAAATTGCAAATCTAAAACCAAATATTCCAACCTTCATGACCCTTATTCAAGCTATGAAACTCGCAAACCTTGATATTATATTTCTTGAGTTTCGTGATTTATTAAGTAATCAGCTTATTCAAATTTTATTAGATATTGACCAGGTCCTTGAGTCAGAAGGTCTTTATGAGCCTATAGACACAACTTTTTCAGAGTGGACAGGTGATATGAATGCTGCCTTTTTATCATATAATGTTCCCGATGAAACAAGCCTTAGAGCATATCTTGATCTTATAAGAGAGCGTATTTCTTATTTATCTGTCAATTATGCAGCCACAATTTTAAACTTTCTAAATTTTAGTGATTTCCATTTAATGAGTGAAAATATAAGCCTTTTAACAAAATGGACCCTCATCTTGGATGCTGTCACAGCTTTTAATAATAAAAAACCTGGAAATTCAATTTCAACACTCCAAAATTTTATTCTAAAAGACATGAATACAATTACGGTTTCTAATTGTGCTCAAAAATTAGATCCTCTTGTTACACCAGAACATCAAGATTTCTTTACAAATCGTCTTCAAGAATTAAGGTCAGATTTGTTAGGACGATGTGAAGCTCTGTCAGGGAAAATAGCCCTCAACCATTATGATCAAATTCAAACCTTTTTCAATACACGCCTTGCAGGCAAATTTCCTTTCATTGGCACGGCAACTAAGAACGCTTCAGGTTATGCAGAGCCTCAGGACATCAAAGCATTTTTTAGTCTTTATGATAACCTTGTCGTGTCTGCTAAAGAATTTTTAAACGCAAGTAAAAGTTATGGAATTTCAAAAGATCGTGCGCTTGAATTCATCATGGCTATGGACGATGTACGTGCTTTTTTTGATCCTTTTTTAACATCAAAAAATCTTTCCGATCTTCCAACTTATGACTTTGACGTTGAATTTCGTGTTAACCGTTCTCATGAAGTTGGCGCAAGTCAACTTATAGATTGGGTTATTCAAGTGGGACCCCAAGATATTGATCTTCATAGCGCAAATTTCTCAGGAATTTGGTCTTATGGTACGCCCGTTACTGTCTCTTTTCAATGGGCGTCAAATGGCCCAAACCAGCCAATGACAGATGGTAACCAGCCTAACCTTTCTGTCACAGGAAATACAGCAACTTATACTTATAACGGCCCTTGGGCTCTTCTTGAGTTAATCTTAATGCAAGACACTCCTCTTACAGAATTCTCAAACCTAACAGATCCTAACCCTCAAACTCTCTTTTTTAAAATTCCGACACGAGGAGCGTTAACACCTAATAATCCTTCTTCCATACCTGCAAAATTATTTATGCGCATCACACCTAAAGCGCCTGAAAAACAAGGAGGACTAGTGTTAACCGTTCCCTATTTCCCAGATGCGGCTCCTGTCCTAAGCCACTAAATCAAGCCTCAAAAAAATAGAAGGATTTGTATTTTATGTCCTCAAAAAAAGAAATTTCAAAAAAACAAACTCAAAAAGAAGATTGTGATCCTATTTTAAAACCTTTTGAGGGTAAAGAGCCTGCTGGTGTTTTTCTTGCCTATGACCCAGTATATAATAAAATTCGCTTAGCACGACAAGAAGATGACCCCATGTTGCCTCAAGGTGTTTGGAAAAAAACCCTAAAAGTGGCCAACTTCAAGGAGGTTGAAAAACTCGCAACGGACGCTCTTTCAACACGAACTAAAGACTTTCAGCTTATGGCTTGGCTTATTGAGGCATGGATTAAGCTTTATCAATTACAAGGTCTTATTCGAGGATTAAAACTGCTTAATGACCTTTGTCTTTCTTTTTGGGAAACGGGGTATCCGCCTTTAAAAAGAGGGGATAATGACTACCGTTTGGCCCCTTTTCATTGGCTCAATGAAAAGCTTTCTTCCCGGCTTTGTGAAACATTCATCACTGAAAAGTCACTCTCTCAAACTGTTTCTTATCGATTTTTAGATTGGAAAGAAGCTTTGGGTCTTGAAAAGATATTTCAAAAATCCGAATCTCCAGAAGAACTAGAACAAAAAGCACAAAATGAAGGACGCCCTATTTTAAAAAATATTCAAGCAGCCATTGCTAAGACACCCAATACTTTTTATCAAACGCTTTCTGAAAGCCTTGAAGCTGCTCTGAAAGAAACCGAGACGCTTGAGAAATTTCTTCTTACACATTATCAATCTTCTGAAATCTCGCTTTATACACTGCGTCGGAGCCTCAAAGATATTCTTAATCTCATAGATCAGATCAAAGCTGAACGCAAAGAGGATGTTTCTGCAGAAAAAATAGAACAAAGAAGAGATCCTGTTTCCTCTTCATCAGAATCTACAGAAGAAACGCCCCTCAAAGATTTACCCTTGTCAGAAACTCTTCCACCTTCCAGAAAGCAGGAGACAACTCCAAAAGAAACTCCCATAGAGAAGAGCCAAACTTCTGTATCGTCTTTTAATTCTCGAGAGGAAGCCTATCGTCTTTTACAAGAGATTCAGACTTTTCTTATGGAAACAGAACCCCATAGCCTTTCTCCTTATCTCATTAAACGCGCTCTTCAATGGGAACACATGAGCCTCGAAGAAGTTTTTCAGGATGTTTTGAATGAAACCACTGATTTAAATCAATTTTTAACATTTTTAGGAATTCAAAAAACATCTCATCCTTCTGTTTCTGAATAGCTTTTAAATAAGAATTTAAAAGTTTGGTCAATTTTTTAAAAGCCACACGCTACATTCAAAATATAGAAGATCTTTAAAATGCTTGAATTTTGACTAAAGAATATTTAATTTAAATTGAGAAAATGATTTTTTATTTTATTTTTTGAGGAGCTTAAATTATTTTTTTACTTAATCACGTTTTTTATTTCTAACTCTTTTTTTTCTGATAATTTTTTCTCCGTTTTCCTCTCAAAGCATGGAGCTTTTGGTTGGGCTAGAAGATTGGATGCGTGTCACCTGCTCTTCTCAGGGAAGATCATTTAATGAAAAATCACTCAAGAGCAAAAAAAAAATTGAAAATGCTCGTTTTTTTGGTTCTTTAACCTCTCGGTTTGATCCAAATTTTCCACCCCATCCGCAAAGTATCTCAACGATAAAGTCAGCATGTTTTCCAAGCGATGCCACAACGGCTCTCGTCATGCATCTTTTCCCATCTCCCGATGGCGTTCTTTTGATTGCCAACCAATCGGCGAACCCCTTGGGAAAGTTAGATCCTTTTAGAATTGGACAGCTTTTAAAGATGGTTGAAGATCAATTCAAAGCACCCGCAGATGAAACAACTTTTAAGAGCATTATTTATGGTTTATTAACAAAATCTACAACACCCCTCCAACCTGATAAATACCAAAAGCTTCTTAGGGAACTTCCAGAATTTTGCGGACATGAACTAAAAATGACTCTTTCTCAGCAGGTCCGAATGCTCATCGATTCTACGAATGATGAGAATTTAAGCAATTCGGGATTATTACGCTCAGACCTCTTGGTATTAACAAAAGGTTTAAGAGTTCTTCTTTCAACTTTCTCTGATGAAAACACTTTCTCTGAATCGGATTTTTTAAAGGAAGGAGAGCTTGAAATGTATGAGCATGCTTTATCTCCTTCTGCTCCTGAAACTGAATTCACGAAAACCTTACGCCGTTTAAAAAATAAAAAAAATGAATTTGAAGCCATTCGTTTTATTGACATTATTACAAAAGCGATTCATGAACAGCAGCATCAACAAGATCATTTTCCAGAAGCTCTAGTCCAACGTTCTATTTTTTTCTTCTTTTGGCAAAAAGCAAAAACAGCAGATGACATTTTAAACTTCTTTTCAGGATATTTGGACGTTGAAGCCGAAACCTTGCGCCCATCCTTTCCAACAACAATCTTTTCAGAAGAGATGTATTGGGATATTCGAAATAATCCAGAGGATTTAAAAAAGAATCTTTTAGATCCTACACGTGCTTCTTATTTATATTTTGGCTATGATTTTTTTGAAAGCCCTCTTCCTTCTTTCCTTCAATATCAAACAGCTTTTTTTGGGGAAAACCCTTTTTCCGATTGTATTGAAACTCTTTTCTCAAACTTTTCAGATTGTGTATGTCGACTTAAGAAAGAAGAACTTCCAACTTCTGAATTTCAAAAGCCATCTTCTGAAGAAAATTCCGTTCCGTCTCTTTACCAAGACTCTGTTCCTTCTTCCGCTTCTCTTACCAATAAATATCTGTTTAAAGCCCCTTTTTTGGAAGAAGATCATCCTCTAAATATTTATTATGCTTGGCTTAATGAAAACCCAGACTTACGATTGTCTCAAGAAAGACGCAATAAAATGGCCGCTCTTTGTTCTGCTCTTCCCAAGGTTCGATACTTAAAATCAACAATGGGAAAGAAAGGAGAAAAAGATTATGAGCTCGCACCTGGTCTTATAAATTTTTTAAATTTCACACATTCTTTTTATGGAAACCCTGCTTCAGAGTGTCTAGCCTTTGAAGAAAACCAAGAAGCTGTTTCCAGAGGATTTGACACGCTTTGTCGTTTTTTATCTCGAGATAATTTTGCCCTCACCTGGGAAGGAGAAAATTTATTTTATAGTCCAATTCAAAGAGATTACTTTGATGACATCACATTTTTCATCAATGGAAAAAAAGCATTTATACTTATTATGGAGAATGGATCTCCAGGCCATGGTCTTCTCAAACGCTTTCCAAGAATGGAAGGAGACTGGAGACAAACCGTTGATATTGAGGATCTTCAAAAAACGCTTCCTCTTGAAACTTTAGCTTCTTTTTTAACCCCTCAGGCTTATGAAAAATTATTTTTAACCCTTCCTCCTCAAGATCAAGTTAATCTCACCTATGGCCTTGACTTAGAATCTGTTGAGATGAAATGCAGTGTTATTAAGTCTGCTTATCGTTACAATGCGGTCTTAATCCCCCTTGCCAAAAGGCTTATCTTGTCTGTTTTTAACCTCGAAGACTCTACGGCTGGACAAGCTCTTATAAATACCCTCGCTTCTTTGTCAATAGGAAGCACGCCCGCTTTAAGCAATACGGATATGCTTGAGCTCTTTAAATCAAATCCATCTTTTATTAATTTGGATATGGAAGATCCTCTCCACCCGAACACACAAAATCCTGGCTTGCCGAATACCCATGTGGTTTTTTTCGCGCTTGAACACGGAAAGACAGACTGGCTTGAAGCCACCCTACCCTTTCTTGAAAACTTAACTTTTAATTACTGTTTAAAAGAAGACATTGCACGAATATTTTTCAAAGATGAACTTCCAAAATGTCTTAAACTTGAAAATTTACATATAGGGTTTTTTCATGGCACACAAACATCAGAACTTATCTTTTCTGTGCTATCACATTTAAGAAGTTCATTAAATGTCTCTTTAAATAATCTTTCTCTTTCTCAATTACGGGACTTTTCAGAAATTTTACCTCCCACACTCAAAGAATTTTCGACTGGTTTTTTTGAAGGAGGATATTTTGAAACACAACGCACTTATAAAACGCTCTCTCTAAGATCTTCTCCAACAGCTTTTCAGATTTCTCCAGGAAATTCTAGCTATTATTCTGACGGGATTTATTATGAGTATCCAAAAGATGCTGAATTTGAAAGCCATATGGTTTTTAAACCTGATGAAAAAAAATGGCACGAACTTGCTCTATTTCTTCCTATCTTTTTGGAAAAACATCCAATGCTTACGCTTAAGCTTAGAAGTTATTCAAATTTTTCTGAAGACCAGAGAAGTCAAATTCGAGAAATTCTTAACATTTCCCAACTCCCTCAAGGAAGATTTAATCTTACTTTTTAGAGAAAAAAGCAAGTAAACCCTTTTGTTTTTAAAATACATAAAAACTTACTCTTTTAAAAGCTATAAAAGGGCAATGCTTAGAAAACCTGTGCAAATGATCATACCATTTTAACATTATCCTTGACAAACGTTGGATTAAAAAGATATCAGATGAAGGAGGGGCACGTAGCTCAGTCGGTAGAGCATCTGACTTTTAATCAGGTGGTCACAGGTTCGAATCCTGTCGTGCCCACCACTTCCTATAAAGAATTTAAGAATAGACAATTTTTGGAATTTTCTAAATAAGCATTTATAGGCATCCATTTTCAAAATTAAATATTAAAAACAAACATCTAAAAAGCAGAAAATGACTTTTCGCATCAGAAAGGCAACTGCAAAAGATTCTAAAGAAATTTCGGATTTAATTTTTAACATCTTGATGAATGAACTCAATTTTAAAATGGTTACCAAAATTATACGAAAATAAAGATAGATTTATAGGTAATTTTCATATTTTTCTTCCCTATCCTAGGCCTAATGCATCTCGTGTTTCACATGAAATGTCCCGTTTTATAAGTTGGTTCAATGAAGAACATAAGCTCGATCTCGTTTTAAAGCAGGAATTGCTCATTTTTGGTTTGTTACCATCCATCCTTTTGATGATGGAAATGGTCGTATTGCTCGTGCTCAAACAGATTTGCTGCTCACACGTTCAGATCAATCTCAAGAACATTTTTATAGTATGTCTTGTAAAATAGAGCAGATACGTAAAATTTATTACGATATGCTTGAAGGGGGGCAGAAAGGAACATTGGATATTACAGAGTGGCTTTTATGGTTTTTAAAATGTATTGAACAAGCCATTAAAGATTCTGAAAAAATTTTTGCCATTACTTTAAATAAAAGCCAATTCTGGAAAAAAGCCAACAGCTATGTTCTCAATGATCGGCATAAGAAAGTTCTAAATCTTATGTTAGAAAATTTTGAGGGCAACTTAACAACGAGTAAGTATGCAAAATTAACAAAGTGTTCTCAAGATACCGCCCTTCGAGATATTAAAAAGCTTCTTGATTATAATCTGCTTCAAAAAAATCCTTCTGGAGGCAGAAGCACAAGTTATTTGTTAACCTAACTTATGATACGTAAGAGCACAAAGAAACTTATAAAAAGTACTTATGTTATCCTTAAAAATACATATTTTGTAAACTTAATTTGAAATTAACACTGAAAAGAAGCCTAGAAGCTCGAATTTTAACTTTTTGAATCCACCCTAAAACTCAAAACATGTCTTTTAGGTTGATCTTCATCATAATCAATGGTTTTAACCTCTTCAGTATAATTTTTTCCCGTAAAATTGGATACTGCTTTTCGCCAAAAAGTAAGAGCTTTTATATTTTCAGGAATCACAGCAATTTCCCATTGACCTTTATGATCCTGCCAAATTTGGTGAGCAACATAAGGAGCAACGCCTTTTCCTTGAAATTTAGAGAGAACAAAAAATTCTCCCATATTCCAATCTGTTTTAGGAGAAGTACCATTCTTATTTAGAAGAACAAAGCCTGCCAATTCTTTTTTAACCCGTATAAAATATGCTTTACAAGAAGCCTCTTCAAAATATTTTTTAAAGTCATTGCATTCATAAAGACCATTTTCTGGGCATGCCCAATCCTCTGAAATAAATCCACAATAGCGTGTCATGTCATAGAGATAAAAACGCGCAAGATTTTGAAGAGTTGGATATTCTGAAAGAGTTGCGGGTTCAATATGAATATTTTCTTTTTGAATTGCTGGATTTTGCATGATCTTCGTCTTCCGTATTTCTCTTTACTTAAAACATTCTTCTAAAATTTCTAAAAATTTACGCTTTGAATCCACATTTTGTCCGTCTTCTAAAGACCAACAAATCGACATAATTGTCTGTACATAAGTCCATGCCCAAATTTCTTTTAGGGATCTCTTTGTATAAATCACGACAAATTCCATTCGCTGTCTTAAAAAATTAAGGATATTTTCTTGGCTCATAAAGAGCTTAAATGGCTCTCTCAACAAACACCCTGTCATATCATAGAGAGAATCTCCAATAACGCCTTTGGGATCGATCACGAGCCATTTCTCTTTATCTGATAAAATATTACCATAATGTAAATCGCCATGAAGTAGAACGTGCTGCTTAGAATTTTTAAGCAACTCATCCTTAAGATCTCTTGCACGTTGTAATTGACAAAATGGAAATTCCCACTCTTGATCGATAATTTTAAGCCACTCTGACAAAAGTGGGAAAGAATGAGTTGGAGGAAGAGGAGCTTGGTGCAACGAC is part of the Pseudomonadota bacterium genome and encodes:
- the tssA gene encoding type VI secretion system protein TssA, translating into MSSKKEISKKQTQKEDCDPILKPFEGKEPAGVFLAYDPVYNKIRLARQEDDPMLPQGVWKKTLKVANFKEVEKLATDALSTRTKDFQLMAWLIEAWIKLYQLQGLIRGLKLLNDLCLSFWETGYPPLKRGDNDYRLAPFHWLNEKLSSRLCETFITEKSLSQTVSYRFLDWKEALGLEKIFQKSESPEELEQKAQNEGRPILKNIQAAIAKTPNTFYQTLSESLEAALKETETLEKFLLTHYQSSEISLYTLRRSLKDILNLIDQIKAERKEDVSAEKIEQRRDPVSSSSESTEETPLKDLPLSETLPPSRKQETTPKETPIEKSQTSVSSFNSREEAYRLLQEIQTFLMETEPHSLSPYLIKRALQWEHMSLEEVFQDVLNETTDLNQFLTFLGIQKTSHPSVSE
- a CDS encoding Fic family protein, which produces MAHFWFVTIHPFDDGNGRIARAQTDLLLTRSDQSQEHFYSMSCKIEQIRKIYYDMLEGGQKGTLDITEWLLWFLKCIEQAIKDSEKIFAITLNKSQFWKKANSYVLNDRHKKVLNLMLENFEGNLTTSKYAKLTKCSQDTALRDIKKLLDYNLLQKNPSGGRSTSYLLT
- a CDS encoding GNAT family N-acetyltransferase, coding for MQKENIHIEPATLSEYPTLQNLARFYLYDMTRYCGFISEDWACPENGLYECNDFKKYFEEASCKAYFIRVKKELAGFVLLNKNGTSPKTDWNMGEFFVLSKFQGKGVAPYVAHQIWQDHKGQWEIAVIPENIKALTFWRKAVSNFTGKNYTEEVKTIDYDEDQPKRHVLSFRVDSKS
- a CDS encoding phosphotransferase — protein: MEFENNVRLIYGKKGEKWLENLPFLVEGLASQWNLEDLKVCPDLTYNYVLKGRQGKNPIVLKLGIDLLALQQEYDALQAFKEHGAISIIDENLKRGALLFTQAIPGKTLSSLFPKHDTEALQIACQLATSLHQAPLPPTHSFPLLSEWLKIIDQEWEFPFCQLQRARDLKDELLKNSKQHVLLHGDLHYGNILSDKEKWLVIDPKGVIGDSLYDMTGCLLREPFKLFMSQENILNFLRQRMEFVVIYTKRSLKEIWAWTYVQTIMSICWSLEDGQNVDSKRKFLEILEECFK